From the Pseudomonas baltica genome, one window contains:
- a CDS encoding tape measure protein, producing MTTPYVNAPVSTVSPFRVSWSSVFAGGAIALVTYLVLSVLGTAIGASAVDPMAQGNPLRGFGTGAGIWLFVSTLISVAVGAWVAGRTAPDRGGLHGLLSWTVTTLLTTWLLASLAGSLVGTAGNIAGKGLSLAADGVAAAAPGVGQGIKQQLDKNGISLDWDSLKSQLDTTLKQSGKAELDPSTLEQKTDQASTDAKQSAAQASNDPTQAGDQLKQWFDRVQKSGEPALNAADKDALVNIVAARTGKSHEQAQQVVDNYAQAYQQAVAKVQELKQQAEQQAREAADVAAKNLSKAAWGTLIMLLIGGALSFGVGRFALSSRPRVVVATL from the coding sequence ATGACTACACCCTACGTAAATGCTCCCGTAAGCACTGTTTCGCCCTTCCGAGTGTCTTGGAGTTCGGTCTTTGCCGGGGGCGCCATCGCACTGGTTACCTATCTGGTACTGAGTGTGCTCGGCACTGCAATCGGCGCCAGCGCGGTCGACCCCATGGCGCAGGGCAACCCCTTGCGCGGCTTTGGCACGGGCGCTGGCATCTGGTTGTTTGTCAGCACCTTGATCTCCGTGGCGGTAGGTGCCTGGGTGGCAGGTCGCACGGCGCCCGACCGCGGTGGCCTGCACGGTCTGTTGAGCTGGACTGTCACTACCCTGCTGACCACCTGGTTGCTCGCATCCCTGGCTGGGAGCCTGGTCGGCACCGCCGGCAACATCGCGGGTAAAGGCTTGTCGCTGGCAGCCGATGGCGTCGCCGCAGCAGCGCCTGGCGTGGGCCAAGGCATCAAGCAGCAGCTCGACAAGAATGGCATCAGCCTGGATTGGGACAGCTTGAAGTCGCAACTGGATACCACGCTGAAACAGTCGGGCAAGGCGGAGCTTGATCCTTCCACGCTGGAGCAGAAAACCGATCAGGCCAGCACCGATGCCAAGCAATCGGCTGCGCAAGCGTCGAACGATCCTACTCAAGCAGGCGATCAGCTCAAGCAGTGGTTCGACCGCGTGCAAAAATCCGGTGAGCCTGCGCTGAATGCGGCAGACAAGGATGCGCTGGTCAACATCGTTGCCGCACGCACCGGCAAGAGCCACGAGCAAGCGCAGCAGGTTGTGGATAACTACGCGCAGGCTTATCAACAGGCGGTCGCGAAGGTCCAGGAGCTCAAGCAGCAAGCTGAGCAGCAAGCCCGCGAAGCAGCTGACGTAGCGGCGAAGAACCTGTCGAAAGCGGCCTGGGGCACTTTGATCATGCTGCTGATCGGCGGCGCACTCAGCTTCGGGGTTGGGCGGTTTGCACTGTCGTCCCGTCCTCGAGTAGTGGTTGCTACCCTGTAA
- a CDS encoding TauD/TfdA family dioxygenase, whose product MPAENVVAITESLRVTTLEPTLGAEISGIDLSKPLSPVQRDEVHALLLKHKVIFFRDQHINSAQQIAFAAQFGELYVHPTTQQEDTAKPQAHLILASQAKEAYGDARKGRWHTDTSWMLKPTYGAVLRAVSLPQLGGDTVWADAGLVYRGLSEELKARIDNLFVTHNFKSSLDKVGYDYPIIAHPLVRTHPETGEDALFINFSMSPQFIGWSVEESRELVAELLREFSNPEYQVRFKWTPGTVAFWDNRALLHYPVYNYGDFDRVMERVLIADTDIPHRVRRT is encoded by the coding sequence ATGCCCGCAGAAAACGTAGTCGCGATTACCGAAAGCCTTAGGGTCACCACGCTGGAGCCCACCTTGGGCGCCGAGATCAGCGGCATCGACCTGAGCAAACCACTCTCCCCCGTGCAGCGCGACGAAGTCCACGCGCTGCTGCTCAAGCACAAGGTCATCTTCTTTCGCGACCAGCACATCAACAGCGCGCAGCAGATCGCCTTTGCGGCGCAGTTCGGCGAGCTGTACGTGCACCCCACCACCCAACAGGAAGACACCGCCAAGCCTCAGGCCCACCTGATTCTCGCCAGCCAGGCCAAGGAGGCATACGGCGATGCCCGCAAAGGTCGTTGGCACACCGACACCAGCTGGATGCTCAAACCCACCTACGGCGCCGTGCTGCGCGCGGTATCGCTGCCGCAATTGGGTGGCGACACGGTGTGGGCCGATGCCGGGCTGGTGTATCGCGGGCTGTCCGAGGAGCTCAAGGCGCGTATCGACAATCTGTTCGTGACCCACAACTTCAAGTCATCGCTGGACAAGGTCGGCTACGACTACCCGATCATCGCCCACCCGCTGGTGCGCACCCATCCCGAGACCGGCGAAGACGCACTGTTCATCAACTTCTCGATGTCGCCGCAGTTCATCGGCTGGTCCGTCGAAGAGAGCCGCGAGCTGGTGGCCGAGTTGCTGCGCGAGTTCAGCAACCCCGAGTATCAGGTGCGCTTCAAGTGGACGCCGGGCACCGTGGCCTTCTGGGATAACCGCGCATTGCTGCACTACCCGGTCTACAACTATGGTGATTTCGACCGGGTAATGGAGCGGGTGCTGATCGCCGATACGGATATTCCGCATCGGGTGCGTCGCACCTAA
- a CDS encoding helix-turn-helix transcriptional regulator — protein MSEAVLARETNRRQLQQIISGLSDGVILIEVDQTIIWANEAALQMHGVEAIGELGANGDEYRERFALRYRNNHPLDVEQHPFSRVAAGDVFSDVIVEVSRTGDEDERSRVHRIRSMVLEDSKGMAESLVLIISDATEWASAEQRFEKTFNANPAPAVICRLSDLRFIKVNQGFLEMTGHSRENVIGRSVYEVDVLENAERKDLAIERLTQGATIPQMQAELKMPDGGTKLVIVAGQPLDMNEEDCMLFSFTDLEPRRKAETALRQSEERFAKAFRLTPVPTLVCSADRQQVVDANEAFLTTLGYTAQELIGRTIAELDFIEGPGVTSQLFDVLEKTGRIDGLDLKLRKKGDETLDCVLAADTVSIQDAACYLLVLVDITERKRSERELVEAIETVMQDASWFSQTLIEKLANAKSASNRQLPSASFTDLTARERDVLGLICEGLADKEIAARLNLALNTVRNHVATVYSKLDVHSRSAAIVWARERHLFAGQPKAMAKREN, from the coding sequence ATGAGCGAGGCCGTGCTTGCCAGAGAAACCAACCGCCGTCAGTTGCAGCAGATCATCTCGGGGTTGTCGGACGGCGTGATCCTGATCGAGGTCGACCAGACCATCATCTGGGCCAACGAGGCGGCTCTGCAGATGCATGGTGTCGAGGCCATCGGCGAGCTGGGCGCCAATGGCGACGAATACCGGGAGCGATTTGCCCTGCGCTATCGCAACAACCATCCATTGGACGTCGAGCAGCATCCCTTCAGTCGCGTCGCGGCCGGTGATGTCTTCAGCGATGTGATCGTTGAAGTCAGCCGAACAGGTGACGAGGACGAGCGCAGCCGCGTGCACCGGATTCGCAGCATGGTGCTGGAAGACAGCAAAGGCATGGCGGAGTCACTGGTATTGATCATCTCGGACGCAACCGAGTGGGCCAGTGCCGAGCAGCGTTTCGAAAAAACCTTCAATGCCAACCCAGCGCCGGCAGTCATCTGCCGCCTCAGCGACCTGCGGTTCATCAAGGTCAATCAGGGGTTTCTGGAGATGACCGGGCATTCGCGCGAGAACGTGATTGGCCGCTCGGTGTACGAAGTCGATGTACTCGAAAACGCCGAACGCAAGGACCTGGCCATCGAGCGGTTGACCCAAGGAGCAACGATTCCGCAGATGCAGGCCGAGCTGAAAATGCCCGACGGCGGCACCAAGCTGGTGATCGTGGCCGGGCAACCGCTGGACATGAACGAAGAGGACTGCATGTTGTTCTCGTTCACCGATCTGGAGCCCCGGCGCAAGGCCGAAACCGCGCTGCGCCAAAGCGAGGAGCGCTTCGCCAAGGCCTTTCGGTTGACCCCGGTGCCGACCCTGGTCTGCAGCGCCGATCGTCAGCAGGTGGTGGATGCCAACGAAGCCTTTCTCACGACCTTGGGATACACCGCCCAGGAATTGATCGGCAGGACCATCGCCGAGCTCGATTTCATCGAGGGCCCTGGGGTGACCAGCCAACTGTTCGACGTGCTGGAGAAGACCGGGCGTATCGACGGGCTGGATCTCAAATTGCGCAAAAAAGGCGACGAGACCCTCGATTGCGTGCTGGCGGCCGATACCGTCAGCATCCAGGACGCTGCGTGCTACCTGCTGGTGCTGGTGGACATCACCGAGCGCAAGCGTTCGGAGCGGGAGCTGGTCGAGGCGATCGAGACGGTCATGCAGGATGCGTCCTGGTTCAGCCAGACGCTGATCGAGAAGCTGGCAAATGCCAAAAGCGCCAGTAATCGGCAGTTGCCCAGTGCGTCCTTTACCGACCTCACCGCCCGTGAGCGCGATGTGCTGGGCTTGATCTGCGAAGGGCTGGCCGACAAGGAAATTGCTGCACGGCTCAACCTCGCCCTCAACACCGTGCGCAATCATGTGGCGACGGTCTATTCCAAACTTGACGTCCATAGTCGTAGCGCCGCCATCGTCTGGGCCCGGGAGCGGCATCTGTTTGCCGGGCAGCCCAAGGCGATGGCAAAGCGCGAGAATTAG
- a CDS encoding DUF1989 domain-containing protein, with amino-acid sequence MYKDYPAAYQVSKGSALQVDKAFYDRIRDSKDNRTLVEQFEVPIRTGRAWKVPAGHVFRVTTPIGPQVGDFNVWNANDPRERMWAARTRQLQGAHVSTYDRLWSNLPFLRPMLTITDDSLADYGIDEHGGRLHDLLGTRCDPYVNRMLTGEDFHHHCHSNLTRAVLPHGLTEFDVHDVLNIFQCTGLNADDMYFMKACPAKQGDYLEFFAEIDVLCALSTCPGGDLSLPMWGPDAQDPLSVCRPLGVEVYRLDAALLGGWKSPERAAYRGNHGLMIAKAEWEK; translated from the coding sequence ATGTACAAGGACTATCCCGCCGCTTACCAGGTCAGCAAAGGCAGCGCCCTGCAGGTCGACAAAGCGTTCTACGACCGTATCCGCGACAGCAAGGACAACCGCACCCTGGTCGAGCAGTTCGAAGTACCTATCCGCACTGGCCGCGCCTGGAAGGTCCCGGCAGGCCACGTGTTCCGCGTCACCACCCCGATCGGCCCGCAGGTGGGCGACTTCAACGTGTGGAACGCCAACGACCCCCGCGAGCGCATGTGGGCGGCGCGTACCCGTCAGCTGCAAGGCGCCCATGTCAGCACCTATGACCGCCTGTGGTCGAACCTGCCCTTCCTGCGGCCGATGCTGACCATCACCGACGACAGCCTCGCCGACTACGGCATCGACGAACACGGCGGCCGCCTGCACGACCTGCTGGGCACTCGCTGCGACCCCTACGTCAATCGCATGCTCACCGGCGAGGACTTCCACCATCATTGCCATTCCAACCTGACGCGTGCCGTGTTGCCTCATGGGCTGACGGAGTTCGATGTGCATGACGTGCTGAACATCTTTCAGTGCACCGGGTTGAACGCGGACGATATGTACTTCATGAAAGCCTGCCCGGCCAAGCAGGGGGATTATCTGGAGTTTTTTGCCGAGATCGATGTGTTGTGCGCACTGTCGACGTGCCCAGGGGGGGATTTGTCGCTGCCGATGTGGGGGCCGGATGCGCAGGATCCTTTGAGCGTGTGCCGGCCTTTGGGGGTGGAGGTTTATCGCCTGGACGCCGCGCTACTGGGCGGCTGGAAGTCGCCGGAACGGGCGGCATACAGGGGGAATCATGGGTTGATGATTGCGAAGGCGGAGTGGGAGAAGTAG
- a CDS encoding FAD-binding protein, with protein sequence MTVPLHRHGAVAQFDADVLVIGGGLAGAWAAVAAAREGARVVLAEKGYCGTSGVTATAGPGHWWVRPEQRQAAIDKRLASASGLAQASWMAGILETTWQTLPSLDRLYRFPRNERGEKQYRALRGPEYMAAMRQLVVEQGVTLLDHSPALELLKNDQGELAGARGWQRQQHREWQVHAPAVVLATGGCAFHSRLLGSRNNTGDGYLMGVEAGAELSGMEFSSYYCVAPANSTMTRSMVYSFGRYFDAAGRELPISKGPDFNNSLARALLEGPVYCRLDRIPEAIRTQLPYVQPNVMLPFDRLGIDPYRDKFAVTLHAEGTIRGVGGLRLVDSQCQTRLPGLFAAGDAASREAVTGGISGGGAVNSSWALSTGQWAGSGAARHAQAHPARSQQSHGTARVGLLPIGETSTDSSALIRAVQDEMHPYDKNLFRHGEQLQRSLGSLENAWDRLRQPGHSADANGLLRWRETAAMLATARWCYSAALERRESRGMHQRDDAAQQLKAFDLHLRSGGLDAPWVRRDPIQAGVSA encoded by the coding sequence ATGACCGTTCCCCTTCACCGCCATGGCGCCGTCGCGCAGTTCGACGCCGACGTGCTCGTCATTGGTGGCGGCCTCGCTGGCGCTTGGGCGGCGGTAGCGGCGGCCCGTGAGGGCGCGCGGGTGGTGCTGGCCGAAAAAGGCTACTGCGGTACCAGCGGCGTGACGGCTACCGCCGGTCCGGGGCATTGGTGGGTGCGGCCGGAACAACGCCAGGCGGCCATCGACAAACGCCTGGCCAGCGCCAGCGGCTTGGCCCAGGCCAGCTGGATGGCGGGGATTCTCGAAACCACCTGGCAAACCCTGCCCAGCCTCGATCGCCTCTACCGATTCCCCCGCAACGAGCGCGGCGAAAAGCAGTACCGCGCCTTGCGTGGTCCCGAATACATGGCCGCCATGCGCCAGCTGGTGGTGGAACAGGGAGTCACCCTGCTCGACCACAGCCCGGCGCTGGAACTGCTGAAAAATGATCAAGGCGAGCTCGCCGGCGCCCGTGGCTGGCAGCGCCAGCAGCACCGCGAATGGCAGGTCCACGCACCGGCCGTGGTGCTCGCTACCGGCGGCTGCGCCTTCCATTCACGTCTGCTGGGCAGCCGCAACAACACCGGCGACGGTTACCTGATGGGCGTCGAAGCCGGTGCCGAGTTGTCCGGCATGGAGTTTTCCAGCTACTACTGCGTGGCCCCGGCGAACAGCACCATGACCCGCTCGATGGTCTATTCCTTCGGCCGCTATTTCGATGCCGCCGGGCGCGAGCTGCCAATCAGCAAAGGGCCGGATTTCAATAATTCCCTGGCCCGGGCGCTGCTCGAAGGGCCGGTGTACTGCCGACTCGATCGTATCCCCGAGGCTATCCGTACCCAGTTGCCCTACGTGCAGCCAAACGTGATGCTGCCGTTCGACCGTCTGGGCATCGATCCGTACCGCGACAAGTTCGCCGTCACGCTGCACGCCGAAGGCACCATCCGCGGCGTCGGCGGCCTGCGCCTGGTCGACAGCCAATGCCAGACCCGTCTGCCCGGGCTGTTCGCCGCCGGTGATGCGGCCAGCCGGGAGGCCGTCACTGGAGGCATTTCCGGTGGCGGCGCGGTGAATTCTTCGTGGGCCCTGTCGACCGGCCAGTGGGCTGGCAGCGGCGCCGCGCGTCATGCCCAGGCACATCCGGCGCGCAGCCAGCAGAGCCACGGCACCGCCCGCGTCGGCCTGCTGCCCATCGGCGAAACAAGCACCGACAGCAGCGCACTGATTCGCGCCGTACAGGACGAAATGCACCCCTACGACAAGAACCTGTTTCGCCATGGCGAACAGTTGCAGCGCTCTCTGGGCAGCCTGGAAAACGCCTGGGACCGCCTGCGCCAACCCGGCCACAGCGCCGATGCCAACGGCCTGCTGCGCTGGCGCGAAACCGCCGCGATGCTCGCCACCGCGCGCTGGTGCTACAGCGCTGCCCTCGAGCGCCGCGAGAGCCGTGGCATGCATCAGCGCGACGACGCTGCGCAGCAACTGAAGGCCTTCGACCTGCACCTGCGCAGCGGCGGCCTCGATGCGCCCTGGGTACGCCGCGATCCCATACAAGCGGGAGTATCGGCGTGA
- a CDS encoding ABC transporter substrate-binding protein gives MLIRTLIATLMSSSLLLSAVTHAADLEPLRVANQKSSLKILLGASGELKDVPYPIEFSEFAAAAPLGEALNAGAVDVGSLGDAPYVFALGAGAPLKVVSITHVEGRFATSILVRKDSSLKTVADLKGKRITVNRGSIGHFLVIKALREAGLKTSDVTFVNLLPTDARAALESGNADAWATWDPYTTIAITQNGARILRKGNDLLTNNSYLAATSQAITDKRVQLDDFVKRVDRAWNWVNSHPQEYAEAQAKVTGLPVEVHLASAKETQYQPVEITDAVIANLQTTADIYLDEKVLNRPVDVSKGFDKSFNAVRGLPSKVAAAN, from the coding sequence ATGCTGATCCGCACCCTGATTGCCACCCTGATGAGTAGCAGCCTGCTATTGAGCGCCGTGACCCACGCCGCTGACCTCGAACCCTTGCGAGTGGCCAACCAGAAGTCCTCGCTGAAGATACTGCTCGGCGCTTCCGGCGAGCTGAAAGACGTGCCCTATCCCATCGAGTTCTCCGAGTTCGCTGCGGCCGCGCCGTTGGGCGAGGCGCTCAACGCCGGCGCGGTGGACGTCGGCTCGCTGGGCGATGCGCCCTACGTGTTCGCCCTCGGCGCCGGTGCGCCGCTCAAGGTCGTCAGCATTACCCATGTCGAAGGGCGCTTCGCCACCTCGATCCTGGTGCGCAAGGACTCATCCCTCAAGACCGTCGCCGACCTCAAAGGCAAACGTATCACCGTCAACCGCGGCTCGATCGGCCACTTTCTGGTGATCAAGGCACTGCGCGAGGCCGGCCTGAAAACCTCGGACGTGACCTTCGTCAACCTGCTGCCCACCGACGCGCGCGCCGCCCTCGAAAGCGGCAACGCCGATGCCTGGGCGACCTGGGACCCGTACACCACGATCGCAATCACCCAGAATGGCGCGCGCATCCTGCGCAAAGGCAACGACCTGCTGACCAACAACTCGTACCTGGCCGCCACCAGCCAGGCCATCACCGACAAACGCGTGCAGCTCGACGACTTCGTCAAACGCGTCGACCGCGCCTGGAACTGGGTCAACAGCCATCCACAGGAGTATGCCGAGGCTCAGGCCAAAGTTACCGGCCTGCCTGTGGAGGTGCACCTGGCGTCGGCCAAGGAGACCCAATACCAACCCGTAGAAATCACCGACGCCGTGATCGCCAACTTGCAGACCACCGCCGATATCTACCTCGATGAAAAAGTGCTGAACCGCCCCGTGGACGTTTCCAAGGGCTTCGACAAGAGCTTCAACGCCGTGCGCGGACTGCCGAGCAAGGTCGCGGCGGCCAACTGA
- a CDS encoding ferredoxin family protein: MIELILKDLCDGCNRCVAACPSDVIAIGADGKPHIARQADCQTCFMCELYCASDAIFVHPDSEHAVTVDPDHIRASGLLGQYRRDSGWDEWAHDPRFANQHWRMEDIFALARDQTPPTKA; this comes from the coding sequence GTGATCGAGCTGATCCTCAAAGACCTCTGCGACGGCTGCAACCGCTGCGTTGCCGCCTGCCCCAGCGACGTGATTGCCATCGGCGCCGACGGCAAACCGCACATCGCCCGCCAGGCCGATTGCCAGACCTGCTTCATGTGCGAGCTGTACTGCGCCAGCGACGCGATTTTCGTCCACCCCGACAGCGAACACGCGGTCACCGTTGACCCCGATCACATTCGCGCCAGCGGCCTGCTCGGCCAGTACCGCCGCGACTCGGGCTGGGATGAGTGGGCGCACGATCCCCGATTTGCCAATCAGCACTGGCGCATGGAAGACATCTTCGCCCTCGCCCGTGACCAAACTCCCCCGACCAAGGCCTGA
- a CDS encoding LysR family transcriptional regulator, whose product MREISLDRLRTLVVIAELGSFAKAARALSLAPPTVSLHIADLEARIGAPLLSRKRGQVHPTAIGETLIERARRLLDDASQALDDVQRQVQGLAGRVRLGASTGALAYLLPQVLAVLGKRHPGIDVQVAVLTSQQSLARLVDGSLDIGLVALPQAAVGGLELHPWRRDPIMAFLPALWDVPARVTPGWLASRALILNDVTTQLSRVTGEWFASAGLQPQARIQLNYNDAIKSLVAAGYGATLLPFEAHSPQPDPRMTMRPLRPALWRELGIAHRAGAVEQSTQYVLDVLGEMVVSA is encoded by the coding sequence ATGCGTGAAATCAGTCTCGACCGCCTGCGCACCCTCGTGGTGATCGCCGAACTCGGCTCGTTCGCCAAGGCTGCCCGTGCCTTGAGCCTGGCGCCGCCCACGGTCAGCTTGCACATCGCCGACCTCGAGGCGCGTATCGGGGCGCCGCTGCTGTCGCGCAAACGCGGGCAGGTGCATCCCACGGCAATCGGCGAAACCCTGATCGAGCGGGCGCGACGCTTGTTGGACGATGCCTCCCAGGCACTCGACGACGTGCAGCGTCAGGTGCAGGGGCTGGCCGGTCGCGTGCGCTTGGGCGCCTCGACCGGAGCGCTGGCCTATCTGCTGCCCCAGGTGCTGGCGGTGCTGGGCAAGCGTCATCCGGGCATCGATGTGCAGGTAGCGGTGCTGACCTCCCAGCAATCGCTGGCGCGGCTGGTCGATGGCAGCCTGGACATCGGTTTGGTGGCCTTGCCCCAGGCCGCGGTGGGCGGACTTGAACTGCACCCCTGGCGCCGCGATCCGATCATGGCCTTTTTGCCGGCGCTCTGGGACGTTCCCGCCCGCGTTACGCCGGGCTGGCTGGCCAGCCGCGCGTTGATCCTCAACGATGTCACCACCCAGCTTTCCCGGGTTACGGGGGAATGGTTCGCCAGCGCCGGCCTGCAGCCGCAGGCGCGAATCCAGCTCAACTACAACGACGCGATCAAAAGCCTGGTGGCGGCGGGGTACGGCGCCACGCTGCTGCCCTTCGAGGCCCACTCCCCACAGCCGGACCCGCGCATGACCATGCGCCCGTTGCGCCCGGCCCTGTGGCGCGAGCTGGGCATCGCTCATCGTGCTGGCGCGGTGGAGCAAAGTACCCAGTACGTGCTGGATGTGCTGGGCGAGATGGTGGTCAGCGCCTGA
- a CDS encoding GntR family transcriptional regulator, whose protein sequence is MNTSKPSRLSLADQVAIELREDIIGGRLIPGMPLIESELVNAYNVSRNTVREALHQLGREGLASYVRNKGVMVRRMGVDDVRDLFKARRTLELQAVAASQPLSDYQWSLMGDAIEAAQLAQERENWQAFGTHSLHFHQHIVGLMGSALFDDFFAKVAAQMRLVFANAPSEEGFQKPWLERDRHIHALLGNGLKAQAEHALSSYLEDSESVLLDILRSAPRP, encoded by the coding sequence GTGAATACATCCAAACCCTCCCGCTTGTCCCTGGCTGATCAGGTGGCCATCGAGCTGCGCGAAGACATCATCGGCGGCCGCCTGATACCGGGCATGCCGCTGATCGAAAGCGAGCTGGTCAACGCCTACAACGTCTCGCGCAATACCGTGCGCGAAGCCCTGCACCAACTCGGTCGCGAGGGGCTGGCCAGCTATGTGCGCAACAAGGGCGTGATGGTGCGGCGCATGGGCGTTGACGATGTGCGCGACCTTTTCAAGGCGCGGCGCACCCTGGAATTACAGGCTGTTGCGGCCAGCCAACCGCTCAGCGACTACCAGTGGAGCCTGATGGGCGACGCCATCGAGGCCGCGCAACTGGCCCAGGAACGCGAGAACTGGCAGGCCTTCGGCACCCACAGCCTGCATTTTCACCAGCACATCGTCGGCCTGATGGGCAGTGCGCTGTTCGACGATTTTTTCGCCAAGGTCGCCGCACAGATGCGCCTGGTGTTCGCCAACGCGCCCAGCGAGGAAGGCTTTCAGAAGCCCTGGCTGGAACGCGACCGGCACATTCACGCCCTGCTGGGCAACGGCCTCAAAGCGCAGGCCGAGCACGCGTTGAGCAGTTACCTCGAAGACTCCGAATCCGTGCTGCTGGATATCCTCCGTAGCGCTCCCCGCCCCTGA
- the argC gene encoding N-acetyl-gamma-glutamyl-phosphate reductase: MTQPIVFIDGDQGTTGLQIHARLQGRRDIQLLTLPDAERKDPQRRAEAINSADVAILCLPDDAAREVVASVVSPTVQVIDASSAHRTTAGWVYGFPEMDERQADLIAHAKRVSNPGCYPTGAIALLRPLVSAGLVPADYPITVNAVSGYSGSGRAGVEQYETPGVAPGPALRVYGLQLAHKHVPEMQRHAGLAFAPVFVPAYAAYAQGIVLTIALQTRLLPAGVQAQQLHQRLKDFYQGSRYVHVAPLEPASATAQLDPQALNGTNDLRLAVFSNDAQGQVLLTAVFDNLGKGASGAAVQSLELMLGVNGG; this comes from the coding sequence ATGACCCAGCCCATTGTTTTCATCGACGGCGACCAAGGCACTACCGGTCTGCAGATCCATGCACGTTTGCAAGGGCGCCGTGATATCCAACTGCTGACCCTGCCCGATGCCGAGCGCAAGGACCCGCAGCGCCGCGCCGAAGCGATCAACAGCGCCGATGTGGCCATCCTCTGCCTGCCGGACGACGCGGCCCGTGAAGTCGTCGCTTCGGTGGTCAGCCCGACTGTGCAGGTCATCGATGCCAGCTCCGCGCACCGCACCACCGCCGGCTGGGTGTACGGCTTCCCGGAAATGGACGAGCGCCAGGCCGACCTGATCGCCCATGCCAAGCGCGTCAGCAACCCCGGCTGCTACCCGACCGGCGCCATCGCCCTGCTGCGACCACTGGTAAGCGCCGGGCTGGTACCGGCCGACTATCCGATTACTGTGAATGCCGTGTCGGGCTACTCTGGCAGCGGTCGCGCCGGTGTCGAGCAGTATGAAACACCCGGCGTGGCCCCCGGCCCGGCGCTGCGGGTGTACGGGCTGCAGCTGGCCCACAAGCATGTACCCGAGATGCAACGTCACGCCGGCCTGGCATTCGCCCCGGTGTTCGTGCCGGCCTATGCCGCCTACGCTCAGGGGATAGTGCTGACCATCGCCTTGCAGACGCGCCTGCTGCCAGCCGGCGTGCAGGCCCAGCAGCTGCATCAGCGATTGAAGGATTTCTATCAGGGATCCCGGTATGTGCACGTGGCCCCGCTGGAGCCCGCGAGCGCAACGGCTCAGCTGGACCCGCAGGCATTGAACGGTACCAACGATCTGCGCCTGGCGGTGTTCAGCAACGATGCACAGGGGCAGGTGCTGTTGACGGCGGTGTTCGACAACCTCGGCAAGGGCGCCTCGGGGGCGGCGGTGCAGAGTCTGGAGTTGATGTTGGGGGTTAACGGGGGATAA